In Malus sylvestris chromosome 16, drMalSylv7.2, whole genome shotgun sequence, the following are encoded in one genomic region:
- the LOC126607806 gene encoding FHA domain-containing protein At4g14490-like isoform X1 produces MEPSALKLVMVQGPRKGETLEFVPGSKIRIGRVVRGNNLPIKESGISSKHLSIESESGKWVLRDLDSSNGTVLNGLDIPPNTPVDLTDGDEIKIGEYTSVEVKIAGYEESRLRRNPRRAAAAAEATAVPVLESRGRRGRVAKEGEEKAEVERANVEEIEVAGKRGRGRPPRARVLKSEAAEEDLAWQVSTRQTRSSRIEELGKIPENSGVDSEGVNVEPKRTHVGARRRKNVPEEVPVCDKLDVKEEEASKGLNLEEERHEELNVRGESGEKGKYGSGSGEKGEKGSGSGEIGVNGSGSGVKGDNGSGSGSGVNESCDLEKMTLGEWFDFLERNFPQQIIDETEEAIAEMTEKAKRIQEYIVQEKEKAKVLVGYKGGAGTCVFWNFKHKIGIMPTPKAKTNHSTGGNVGILSKIVLNSELCP; encoded by the coding sequence ATGGAGCCTTCAGCTCTCAAACTGGTAATGGTTCAAGGTCCGCGGAAGGGCGAAACCCTAGAATTCGTACCCGGATCCAAGATCCGAATCGGCCGCGTTGTTCGGGGCAACAACCTCCCGATCAAAGAGTCCGGCATTTCCTCCAAGCACCTCTCCATCGAATCTGAATCGGGCAAATGGGTTCTCCGAGACCTCGACTCCTCAAATGGCACGGTTTTGAATGGGTTGGATATCCCCCCAAATACGCCCGTGGATCTCACCGACGGCGACGAAATCAAAATCGGTGAGTACACTTCCGTCGAGGTGAAGATCGCCGGCTACGAAGAGAGCCGGCTGAGACGGAACCCTAGGCGTGCGGCGGCGGCAGCGGAAGCTACTGCGGTGCCGGTTTTGGAAAGTCGGGGACGGAGAGGTAGGGTTGCGAAGGAGGGCGAGGAGAAAGCGGAGGTGGAAAGAGCGAACGTTGAGGAAATTGAGGTCGCAGGGAAACGAGGGAGGGGCCGACCGCCCagagctagggttttgaagagtGAAGCTGCAGAGGAAGACTTGGCATGGCAGGTGAGTACGAGGCAAACTCGGAGCTCCAGGATTGAGGAATTGGGGAAGATTCCAGAGAACTCTGGTGTAGATAGTGAAGGAGTGAACGTTGAGCCGAAAAGGACCCATGTTGGTGCAAGGAGGAGGAAAAATGTACCGGAGGAGGTACCGGTGTGTGATAAGCTTGATGTTAAGGAGGAAGAGGCTTCGAAAGGGCTgaatttggaggaagagagacATGAAGAGTTAAATGTTAGAGGAGAGAGTGGCGAAAAGGGTAAATATGGAAGTGGGAGTGGTGAAAAGGGTGAGAAAGGAAGTGGAAGTGGTGAAATCGGTGTCAATGGAAGTGGGAGTGGCGTTAAGGGCGACAACGGTAGTGGGAGTGGTTCAGGTGTAAATGAGAGCTGTGACTTGGAGAAGATGACGCTTGGGGAGTGGTTTGATTTTTTGGAGAGGAATTTTCCACAACAGATCATTGATGAGACGGAGGAGGCAATTGCCGAAATGACAGAGAAAGCTAAGCGAATTCAGGAGTACATTGTGCAGGAGAAGGAGAAGGCGAAAGTGCTTGTGGGCTACAAGGGGGGAGCTGGGACTTGTGTTTTCTG
- the LOC126607806 gene encoding FHA domain-containing protein At4g14490-like isoform X2 — translation MEPSALKLVMVQGPRKGETLEFVPGSKIRIGRVVRGNNLPIKESGISSKHLSIESESGKWVLRDLDSSNGTVLNGLDIPPNTPVDLTDGDEIKIGEYTSVEVKIAGYEESRLRRNPRRAAAAAEATAVPVLESRGRRGRVAKEGEEKAEVERANVEEIEVAGKRGRGRPPRARVLKSEAAEEDLAWQVSTRQTRSSRIEELGKIPENSGVDSEGVNVEPKRTHVGARRRKNVPEEVPVCDKLDVKEEEASKGLNLEEERHEELNVRGESGEKGKYGSGSGEKGEKGSGSGEIGVNGSGSGVKGDNGSGSGSGVNESCDLEKMTLGEWFDFLERNFPQQIIDETEEAIAEMTEKAKRIQEYIVQEKEKAKVLVGYKGGAGTCVFWSIGLEHFQRVLQPEGQVQE, via the coding sequence ATGGAGCCTTCAGCTCTCAAACTGGTAATGGTTCAAGGTCCGCGGAAGGGCGAAACCCTAGAATTCGTACCCGGATCCAAGATCCGAATCGGCCGCGTTGTTCGGGGCAACAACCTCCCGATCAAAGAGTCCGGCATTTCCTCCAAGCACCTCTCCATCGAATCTGAATCGGGCAAATGGGTTCTCCGAGACCTCGACTCCTCAAATGGCACGGTTTTGAATGGGTTGGATATCCCCCCAAATACGCCCGTGGATCTCACCGACGGCGACGAAATCAAAATCGGTGAGTACACTTCCGTCGAGGTGAAGATCGCCGGCTACGAAGAGAGCCGGCTGAGACGGAACCCTAGGCGTGCGGCGGCGGCAGCGGAAGCTACTGCGGTGCCGGTTTTGGAAAGTCGGGGACGGAGAGGTAGGGTTGCGAAGGAGGGCGAGGAGAAAGCGGAGGTGGAAAGAGCGAACGTTGAGGAAATTGAGGTCGCAGGGAAACGAGGGAGGGGCCGACCGCCCagagctagggttttgaagagtGAAGCTGCAGAGGAAGACTTGGCATGGCAGGTGAGTACGAGGCAAACTCGGAGCTCCAGGATTGAGGAATTGGGGAAGATTCCAGAGAACTCTGGTGTAGATAGTGAAGGAGTGAACGTTGAGCCGAAAAGGACCCATGTTGGTGCAAGGAGGAGGAAAAATGTACCGGAGGAGGTACCGGTGTGTGATAAGCTTGATGTTAAGGAGGAAGAGGCTTCGAAAGGGCTgaatttggaggaagagagacATGAAGAGTTAAATGTTAGAGGAGAGAGTGGCGAAAAGGGTAAATATGGAAGTGGGAGTGGTGAAAAGGGTGAGAAAGGAAGTGGAAGTGGTGAAATCGGTGTCAATGGAAGTGGGAGTGGCGTTAAGGGCGACAACGGTAGTGGGAGTGGTTCAGGTGTAAATGAGAGCTGTGACTTGGAGAAGATGACGCTTGGGGAGTGGTTTGATTTTTTGGAGAGGAATTTTCCACAACAGATCATTGATGAGACGGAGGAGGCAATTGCCGAAATGACAGAGAAAGCTAAGCGAATTCAGGAGTACATTGTGCAGGAGAAGGAGAAGGCGAAAGTGCTTGTGGGCTACAAGGGGGGAGCTGGGACTTGTGTTTTCTG
- the LOC126607807 gene encoding uncharacterized protein LOC126607807, which yields MGMNGLPFEAGQEVECRSFIPGYRGAWFRCKIKEYGLRQARLSSSMEYIDFPDEKVKWTRVYQKIPGLSKKSKSLKVQLMLRPRFPPIYNRSTIPDANTRAEVVVIVNDDWKVGDLVDWWKDGCYWSGRITEILGNESLKFDLPPPPDGEGYSYEVSSKELRPSLDWSPENGWTVPTPMESECVHPCARVMKPGEVPSCTFHAVGDENRCLQAFATASHRSPSSHVSASSLQPPKGLEEMAKQPLGTIKSMEKPPPDVNVGSDMADSGIAKASCSDSVSSSHVKSEPKGMRRTAAGEDRVDNNGSLKKMKTDRNIVLNSTKSDTLEAAILDLEELVSRVKWMKGVLEIGMPWTSATRPTWKFL from the exons ATGGGCATGAATGGCCTACCTTTTGAAGCTGGCCAAGAGGTTGAATGCAGGTCGTTTATCCCGGGTTATCGCGGTGCGTGGTTCCGATGTAAG ATAAAGGAATACGGCTTGAGACAAGCTCGATTGTCGTCTAGCATGGAGTATATTGACTTTCCTGATGAAA AAGTGAAGTGGACAAGAGTATATCAAAAAATCCCTGGTCTTAGTAAGAAGTCAAAGTCATTAAAAGTGCAATTGATGTTGCGTCCTCGGTTTCCTCCCATCTATAATAGAAGTACAATACCTGATGCCAATACCAGAGCAGAAGTGGTGGTTATTGTCAACGATGATTGGAAAGTGGGAGATTTAGTTGATTGGTGGAAGGATGGTTGTTATTGGTCCGGAAGAATAACAGAAATATTGGGGAATGAGAGCCTTAAG TTTGATTTGCCACCTCCTCCAGATGGTGAAGGATATTCCTATGAAGTTTCTTCCAAGGAATTGCGCCCATCCTTGGATTGGTCTCCAGAGAATGGTTGGACAGTACCCACACCCATG GAGAGTGAATGTGTGCATCCTTGTGCTCGAGTAATGAAGCCTG GGGAAGTTCCAAGCTGTACATTCCATGCTGTGGGTGATGAAAATAGGTGTCTCCAAGCTTTTGCTACAGCATCACATCGTTCACCTTCTTCTCACGTGTCTGCTAGCTCATTACAACCTCCCAAAGGATTAGAGGAAATGGCAAAGCAACCTCTAGGCACTATAAAATCTATGGAGAAACCACCACCAGATGTAAATGTTGGATCCGATATGGCAGATAGTGGGATTGCGAAGGCAAGTTGCTCAGATAGTGTTTCAAGTTCGCATGTTAAAAGTGAGCCAAAGGGGATGCGAAGAACTGCAGCCGGAGAAGATAGAGTTGACAACAATGGGTCgttgaagaaaatgaaaacgGATAGGAACATAGTTTTAAATTCGACGAAGTCTGATACATTAGAAGCTGCGATTCTAGACTTGGAGGAACTTGTAAGCCGGGTTAAATGGATGAAGGGCGTCTTAGAGATTGGAATGCCTTGGACAAGTGCCACGCGCCCCACTTGGAAGTTTCTGTGA